A window from Toxoplasma gondii ME49 chromosome IX, whole genome shotgun sequence encodes these proteins:
- a CDS encoding hypothetical protein (encoded by transcript TGME49_289510) produces the protein MEAAGECAPSSSSSSSSSPTSSCCDGSGSSPPAEGVSVQAERATDAEMPEASSGRSFSTCDAACASASEKQEVEGTEELAVIRSLGKARTSSVSRGESSSEEESDEEEMSPERRHAAKMSALQEALQRDLVIDGDAEIDDLLVAAHVAQIENQLLEAQQKAGNLRNETMEKLLSSGKGASLSEAADGETARAEKQDESAMKDEGEEDDEDEEDTDDQEVQALMKNEERFRQRLLPHPESTPTVAEALRRAKTALSASTASASSGPQGAHAENATHAEASAGEPRIEGKKGAEDAIGKEGKEDYADKLKGLLALIGKEPEEDEIDEEEEDEGNAKGEDGDALGMWTGIDPIEVEGLPAQVAPDCAVKACGVVHALVGSMLVVKGDENSNPMDLGSVVCLEDKTVLGAIADTFGPVAAPFYVVCLPEEPPESRQKQQSSPASPASSLRSRLSVGLRVYSDVLHSSFLLGQHGQVPAYLKSLHRPRLHYASGEEDNSEDEDDEDDDRMSCVSGASSRSASSQRSLRGRGRGLSALGFRKDGDRASRACLKETYEDAGKEISPEEEAALELQKQQREQQQKLRTEAMLRQFSQARGEGQKPAKPGLSRASGGRPPPAWAPPVGCASRPAFAVPAPGGARGAQRRSEAIAEPRGGDRRRSGYQGPAGGEAVGGARCGAGQEKTRGGAGSTGMHAQASSVPPPPSGPEAMGAVRANCPLVGGEAQHTGAALPSGSLASPCHPQHPQPPASCHAAGAEAPQGSFALGAVPHSPSGTHMPRPHPPPSHLHTGCCHRPQTAGPGCGAPSFSCVHACACTQTHVPGGGACSYPGAPGVGCTGYAAGTNASACSPGLPAFPHGSPPTSGFGLGVSHALGAGGPGAPGQFHCPLATSGVSTPHHGSAACLGPSFGQPHGWAAASATQRCFSHSHGEPGKAEANRGTAAVSSVPPWARTCGQPAPPASGAYTPHGTSHPPPSSSAFPATGQGVRPPPPPPAFR, from the exons ATGGAGGCTGCTGGCGAAtgcgctccttcttcttcttcttcttcttcttcctctcctactTCCTCGTGCTGCGACGGCTCTGGGTCTTCGCCGCCTGCTGAAGGAGTCTCTGTACAGGCCGAACGCGCGACAGATGCCGAGATGCCGGAGGCTTCTTCTGGTCGTTCGTTTTCCACTTGTgatgctgcatgcgcgtctgcatcagagaagcaagaagtTGAGGGTACCGAGGAGCTGGCCGTCATCAGATCCCTTGGAAAAGCCCGCACATCCTCTGTCAGCAGAGGCGAATCTTCttcagaagaggagagcgatGAAGAGGAGATGTCTCccgaacggagacacgcagCGAAGATGTCGGCTTTACAAGAagctctgcagagagacctGGTCATTGACGGAGATGCAGAAATCGACGACCTTCTCGTCGCTGCCCATGTTGCTCAG ATCGAGAATCAACTCCTAGAGGCGCAGCAGAAGGCAGGCAACTTGAGAAATGAGACAATGGAGAAGCTGCTTTCGTCGGGGAAGGGCGCTTCTCTGTCAGAGGCAGCCGATGGCGAAACAGCGAGAGCCGAGAAGCAGGACGAGTCTGCGAtgaaagacgaaggagaagaagatgacgaagacgaggaggacaCAGACGACCAAGAAGTCCAAGCCCTTATGAAAA atGAGGAGCGCTTTCGCCAGAGGCTCCTGCCTCATCCGGAATCTACGCCGACTGTGGCAGAAGCTctgaggagagcgaagaccgCTTTGAGCGCCTCGACAGCTTCAGCTTCCTCTGGGCCCCAgggggcgcatgcagagaatgCAACGCACGCAGAGGCGAGTGCAGGAGAGCCGAGGAtagaggggaagaaaggagcagaggacgcgatcggaaaagaggggaaggaagaCTACGCAGACAAATTGAAGGGATTGCTGGCCCTCATTGGAAAGGAAccggaggaagacgaaatcgacgaagaggaagaagacgaaggcaacgcgaaaggagaagacggagacgcccTCGGCATGTGGACAGGCATTGAC cCAATCGAGGTCGAGGGCTTGCCCGCCCAGGTCGCTCCCGACTGCGCTGTAAAGGCCTGCGGcgtcgtgcatgcgctggtGGGCTCGATGCTTGTCGTGAAGGGAGACGAG AACAGCAATCCGATGGATCTCGGCTCCGTGGTTTGTCTGGAAGACAAAACCGTTCTGGGCGCCATCGCCGACACCTTCGGTCCCGTCGCGGCGCCCTTCTACGTGGTTTGTCTCCCCGAGGAACCTCCAGAATCtcgacagaagcagcagTCTTCCCccgcttctcccgcttcgtctctccgttctcggcTTTCAGTGGGCCTGCGGGTCTACAGCGACGTGTTGCATTCGTCTTTCCTGTTGGGGCAGCACGGCCAGGTGCCTGCGTACTTGAAGTCTCTGCACAGGCCGCGTCTGCACTACGCGAGCGGCGAGGAGGACAacagcgaggacgaggacgacgaggacgacgacCGCATGTCGTGCGTCTCGGGTGCGTCCTCGCGGTCCGCCAGCTCTCAGCGCAGTCTGCGAGGGCGGGGCCGaggtctctctgctctgggCTTCAGGAAGGACGGCGACCGGGCGTCACGAGCGTGTCTGAAGGAGACCTACGAAGATGCCGGGAAAGAGATTTCtcccgaggaagaggcggcgctcgagctgcagaaacagcagcgcgagcagcagcagaaacTCCGCACTGAAGCGATGCTGAGACAGTTTTCCCAGGCGCGGGGCGAGGGGCAGAAGCCTGCGAAGCCGGGCCTCTCGAGGGCCTCGGGCGGCCGTCCGCCCCCCGCCTGGGCGCCCCCTGTGGGGTGTGCATCGAGGCCTGCGTTCGCCGTCCCGGCTCCCGGTGGGGCCCGTGGAGCCCAACGGAGGTCGGAGGCCATAGCGGAGCCGCGAGGCGGTGACCGGCGACGCAGCGGATACCAGGGACCTGCCGGAGGCGAGGCTGTGGGAGGGGCGAGGTGTGGGGCAGgtcaagagaaaacaagaggagGCGCGGGATCGACtggcatgcatgcgcaggcgTCATCCGTCCCCCCGCCGCCCTCGGGCCCCGAGGCGATGGGCGCCGTGCGGGCCAACTGCCCCTTGGTGGGGGGTGAAGCTCAACACACGGGTGCGGCCTTGCCCTCTGGatctctcgcctcgccctGTCACCCGCAGCACCCGCAGCCTCCTGCGTCGTGCCATGCCGCCGGTGCAGAGGCGCCACAGGGCTCCTTTGCCTTAGGCGCTGTTCCCCACTCACCCTCGGGGACTCACATGCCGCGCCCGCATCCGCCTCCCTCGCACCTTCACACAGGCTGCTGCCACCGGCCACAGACGGCAGGGCCCGGGTGCGGCgcgccttcgttttcctgtgtgcatgcgtgcgcatgcactcagaCTCATGTGCCTGGCgggggcgcatgcagttacCCCGGCGCGCCAGGCGTGGGGTGTACGGGCTACGCGGCAGGAACaaacgcgtctgcatgcagtccggGGCTCCCTGCCTTCCCTCACGGCTCGCCGCCCACTTCTGGATTTGGACTCGGCGTTTCGCATGCACTTGGTGCCGGGGGGCCAGGTGCGCCCGGGCAGTTCCACTGTCCCCTCGCGACAtcgggtgtctcgacaccccaCCATGGAAGCGCGGCGTGTCTAGGCCCTTCGTTTGGGCAGCCCCACGGGTGGGCAGCCGCTTCCGCGACCCAGAGATGTTTCTCTCACTCGCACGGAGAACCGGggaaggcggaggcgaaCCGCGGCActgccgctgtctcttcagtCCCTCCCTGGGCGCGGACCTGCGGCCAACCTGCCCCTCCGGCTTCAGGGGCATATACACCTCACGGCACAAGTCACCCTCCGCCTTCCAGTTCTGCCTTCCCTGCGACCGGCCAAGGCGTGAGGCCGCCTCCCCCTCCTCCTGCCTTTCGGtag